One Cicer arietinum cultivar CDC Frontier isolate Library 1 chromosome 8, Cicar.CDCFrontier_v2.0, whole genome shotgun sequence DNA segment encodes these proteins:
- the LOC140919007 gene encoding uncharacterized protein, with translation MQKVIKARSSGIKFEVGWNESGQPVDPNSSMFVSYIGAVVRQNVPITIDNWRDKALKDAKDIIWNDIQTTFVLDEERKSYVLRVAGKIHRGFRSHLSNFYLKDREGNTNAEPPKIYQHYISKDEWSAFVSKRSDPAFVNISKANRERASNPKHPYKKSRMGYARLEQQIRKDTQADQPLGRHILWKEARVNKEGVVDNENVKKVVELCVSILSL, from the exons atgcaaaaggtgattaaagcaaggagtagtgggattaaatttgag gttggctggaacgagagtggtcagccagttgaccccaacagctccatgtttgtaagctatattggggctgttgttcgtcaaaatgtcccaatcacaatagacaactggagagataaggcgttgaaggatgccaaagatatcatatggaatgacattcaa acaacttttgttcttgatgaggaacgaaagtcgtatgttttgagagttgctgggaaaatccatcgtggatttagatcccatctctcaaatttctatctaaaagatagagaaggaaacacaaatgctgaacctccaaagatatatcaacattatatatcaaaggatgaatggagtgcatttgtttccaaacgttctgacccggcgtttgtc aatattagtaaggcaaatcgcgaacgggcaagcaacccaaaacacccatacaagaaatcacgtatgggatatgcacgccttgaacaacaaatt agaaaagacacccaagccgatcaacccttgggtcgtcatatattgtggaaggaagcgcgtgttaataaagaaggagtggttgataatgaaaatgtcaaaaaagttgtagaactttgtgtaagtatattatcactttaa